In Actinomadura luteofluorescens, the sequence CGGGCCGGTCGTCTGCGGGCCGGTCGTCTGCGGGCATGGCGTTAGCAGGCATGGCATTTCCCATCGCCGTACCGGGGGTGCGCGGGAGATGCTCAGTGGCCGGGGTGCTCGTCCCGCGGCCAGGCGCGCACCTCGCACCAGACCGCCTTGCCGGAGGCGGTGTGGTCGGTGCCGTGCCCGTCGGCCATGACCGCGACGAGGAACCAGCCGCGCCCCGTCTCCTCCATGAGGTCGACCGGCCGCGCCGTCGGGACGGCGGCGCTCTGGTCGTGCACCTCGATGCGGAGCCGGGTGCCGGCGCGCAGCAGCCGCAGGCACAGCGCGCCTCCGGCGACCGGCGCGTGCCGGACGGCGTTGGTGACCAGTTCCGACACCAGGACCTCGGCGTCGTCGGCGACGTGCCCGATGCCGGACGCGGTGCTGACGGACCTGCTGAAGCGCCGCGCCGCCGGCACGGACTCCCGCTCGGCGGGCAGCGTCAGCTCGCCCAGCAGGACCGCGGGGGCCTCGTCCAGGCCCCGCAGCCCGTTCGGCGCCGTGCCGTTCGGTGCCGCGACCTGGGACGCGGTGGCGGTCAGGTGGCTCGGAAGTGGTGTGCTAGGTAGTTCGATGGTGTGGTGGTCGCCTGACATGATGAACGCCTCCTTGACTAAGGCGTGCCGCCCGATTCCAGCCCGGCCGGGGCGCGAGGCTGGGGTGGGCGTGGGGGGTTGGTGCCGGTGCCGCCGCTGTCCGGGCAGACGGCGGCACGGCGTGCGAGGGACGGGGCCGCCTCATGGCGGGCCGCTCCCCTCGGACTGGGTGCCCGCCCGGGCTCGCAGCAGCCGGGCGGTGCTGGTGAACCACGCGTAGTTCTCCTGCTCGAAGCGGCGTCCGCGCAGGCACGTGAGGTAGGGCCCGAGAGGGGACCCGGTGCGCAGGAAGGACTCCTCGTCCAGGTCGCCGCGCAGGTGCTTGAGGGTGCGTTCGAAGACCTCGACCTTGGCCGCCGAGGCCACCGCCCGGTCTTCCAGCTGCGCGATGACGGAGTCGGCGCAGATGTGGTCCACGGCCTGCACCATGACGAGCAGGTTCTCGCGGATGATCCCTGGCTTGGCGGGGGTCACGGCGAACCGTTCGAGCTCGTCGACGCCGGCCTGGGTGACGGTGTACACGCGCTTGTTGGGACGATCGTGCTGGATGATCTGCCGCCCGCTGATCAGACCTTCCGTCTCCAACCTCGACAGCTCCGAGTAGAGCTGCTGCGGTACGGCGTGCCAGAAGTTGGAGACCGACAAATCGAAGATCTTTGCCAGCTGGTAGCCGCTGTACTCGCCGTCGAGCAGCGCCGCCAGCACCGCGTGACGTAGCGCCATCGGCCTTCTCTCCCCGCCTTGACTCAGGGTGATGCCCGACGTTAGCAGACAACGACATGATTAGTCATCATGTTGACTAGGATTGGTCAGCGTCGACTTGGGCGCGCGCCTCCCGGAGACCGGCGACGCCCGGTTCCAGATCGGCCGCGAGCTCGGTGATCCGCCCGGTCAGGAACGCCTCGCGGGTCTGCCGGCGCTGCATCTTCCCGCTGGTCGTCCGCCTCACCGAGCCCCGCGCGGCCAGCACGACGCTGACGGCGGGCAGCTCGAACGTCCGGGTGACCCGGGTCCTGACCGCCGCGGCCACCTCCTCCAGGGGCGTCCCGGCCGCCGCCCGGGTGCTGATCTCCTGGACGATGACGACCTGCTCCCGGCTCGCGTCGGCCCCGCCGCCCTCGGGCGGCCCCGGGCCGAGGTCGGGGTCGATGGCGGCGTCGATCGCGAAGGCGGCGCCGAGCAGGGCGGCCGGATGCGCGGCGCGTGCCACTTCCTCGATGTCGTGCGCGTGGATGTTGCGGCCGTTGACGATGATCAGGTCCTTGATCCGCCCGGTGACGTACAGCTCGCCGTCGGCGGTGAAGCCGAGATCGCCCGTCCGCAGGAACGGGCCCTCGCCGCCGGCCGTGCGGGCGCGGAACGTCGCCTCGGTCTGCTCGGGGCTCTCCCAGTAGCCGCGCGCGACGCTGCCGCCGCGCACCCAGATCTCCCCCACGCGCCGCTCCGGCCGCTCGGCGCCGGTCTCGGGGTCGACGACGCGGACGTCCAGGGTGACGGGACGGCCGCTGCTCACGAGCCGCCTGACGCCGTGGGCGGAGGTCCCGTCCGCGGGGACGGCCTCGTTCCGCGCGAGCGCCCCCGCGTCGAAGTCGCGGACGACGGGGCCGCCGCCGAGGGGCGCGCCGGTGATGAGCAGCGTCGTCTCGGCCATCCCGTAGCACGGCATCCACATCGAGGGCCGGAACCCGACCGGGGCGAACCGCTCGGCCATCGCCTCCAGCGTCGCGGCCCGGACGGGCTCGGCGCCGTTCTTCACGACGGTCAGCGACGACAGGTCCAGGCCCTCCAGCTGCCGGTCGGTGACGCGGCGCAGCACCAGCTCGTACCCGAAGTTCGGCGCCACGGTGATCGTCCCCCGGTACCGGGTGATCAGCTCAAGCCACAGCACCGGGCGCTTGATGAACGTGATCGGCGAGGTGAAGACGTACCGGCAGCCGAGGTAGAGCGGCTGGAGGAACTGCCCCACCAGCCCCATGTCGTGGTAGTGCGGCACCCAGCCGACGCCGACCGTGGCGGGCGACCCCTCGATGCGGCGCCTGATCTCCTCGCCGTTGGCCAGCAGGTTGCCGTGGGTCACCATGACGCCCTTCGGCTCGCTGGTCGACCCGGAGGTGTACTGGAGGAAGGCGACGGTGTCCGGCCCGGACCGCGGAGGGGACCAGTCCCCGGCGTCGGTGTCCTTGCCGGCCTGGGTGTCCAGGCAGTGGACTCGTCCTTTCAGCCCGGCGGCCGACAGCCACGCGTCGAGGGTGTCGCGGTGGGCGGTGTCGGTGAGGATCAGCGCGACGTCGGCGTCCTCGATGATCCGGCGGGTGCGGCCGAAGCGGCCCGCGTCCAGGTCCGGAAGCGGGGGCCGGGACGGCGATGACGCGCGCGTACAGGCAGCCGAGGAACGCCGCCAGGAACTCCAGCCCCTCCGGGTAGAGCAGCAGGACGGCCCGGTCCCGTAAGCCGCGCGCCTCCAGGCGGCAGCCGAGCGCGCGGGCCTTGCGGTCCAGGTCGGCGAAGCCGAGCACGTTCTCCTTGTACCTGCGTCCCGGTTCCTCGCTGATGAAGGTGAAGGAGCGGGTGTCGCCGTGCGTCCGGATGTTCTTCCGGACGAGCGACACGAAATCTCTCGTCGTCTCCGGTGGCCCGGCCATGGGTGTCACTCGTCCTCGGGGGAGATGAGCAGGGAGGGCGGGAGCGCGGACAGGGAGAGCAGGGAGAACCAGCGCCGCTCGCCCTCGCCGCGGAACATCGCGTCCTCCAGCGGCGGGAGGAACTCCTCGGACAGGACGGTGTCGGGCTGCGCCCGCTGGAGCAGCCGCTGCAGGCACAGGACGAGCCACTGGCCGTCCTCGAACGCCCCGCCGAACACCTGCCGGTTGTGCAGCCAGGTGAGCATGCACGACGCCATCGCGTGCAGCTCGCAGTACCGTCGGGCCCGTGTCAGCGCCGCGACCGAGGACGTGTCGCCCTCGTTCTTGCGGATGCCCTCCTCGATCCTGGCGCGCAGGGTGCCGATGGCGGACAGCAGGTCCTTCAGCTCGGCCGCGACGCCGGGCGCGGCGTGCGCGTTCGCCGCCGCGAGCACCTCCTCGGAGATCTCCTCGAACCGCTGGCCGATCTCGTCGCGCCCCTCGTTGGTGAGCTGGAGCAGGCGGCCGTCGGGGTCCCAGGCGGGCGGGGTCCGCGTCCAGCAGAACAGGTCGGCGAGCAGCTCGTCCTCGCGGCCCGTCTCCGCCGGCGGGTCGATCAGGAAGGGCAGCTGGCCCGCGACGTTGGCGAGGTTCACGTGCGTGGTGCCCTCGAAGATGCTCGCGATCGCGTGGTCGCGCTGGAGCTTCTGGAACACCCCGTGCGCCACGCCCTCGCGCAGGTAGCCGCGCGCGGCGAGCACGGTCCCGATGCTGGCCACGACCTCCTCGCCGAGGACGGGCACGAAGTACTTCACGATCGAGGACCACAGGCTGAGCCGCCCGGGCGCGACCGTCAGGCAGCGCGCCACCGGGATCGCCACGCACTCGGCGATCAGCAGGTCCAGGTGCGCCTTGACCAGGTGGTCGCGGATCACCGGGATCCGGTAGATGTCCGAGCCGTAGAGGGTGCGCTGGCGCGCGTACTCCATCCCGATGCGCACCACCGCGTCCATCGTCCCGACCGACAGCGCCGCGATCGCGGTCCGGGTGATCTGCAGGGTCTTGAGCGTCTGGACGAGCCCGGAGCCGCGCCGCCCGATCACCCGCTCGGCGGGCAGCCGCGCCCCGGAGAACGCGACGCCGGACAGGTCGTGGCCGCGCAGCCCGACCGTCCGGACGGGTGGCAGCGTCGACCAGGCCGCCGGGTCCAGTTCCCGCTTGTCGACCAGGATGAGGGAGAAGTCGCGCGGGCCGGTCCTGGCGTAGGTGGTGACGAACCGTCCGCGGGTGGCGTTGCCGACCGGCCACTTCACCCCGGTCAGTACCAGCTCGTCCCCCTGGATGTCGGCCTCCGACTCCGACGCCATCACGTCGCTGCCGTGGTCGGCCTCCGAGACGCCGAAGCAGGCCAGGTCCCCGCGCAGCACCCCGTCCGCCACGGTCCTGCGCTGCCAGGCGTCGCCCCACAGCCACACCGGGTTGACCGCCAGCAGCCCGGACCCGTACATCACCGCGACGGTGACGCTGCGGCGTGAGATGCCGCGAGTGACGAAGAACAGCTCCTCAAGGGTCGTGAGGCGCCCGCCCAGCCCGCTCGGCACCAGGTATTTCGGGAAGCCCCACGCCCTGACGGCGTCCACCGCGCCCGGGGGCAGCTCGTCGCGCTCCTCCGCCTCCACGATGGCCTTGTAGGAGAACGGCCCCGCCTCGTCGTCCATCGGGTCGCCGAGATAGCCGTCCAGGTCGGCGGCGATCCGGTGCGCCGGCGCCAGCCTCTCGCGGGGGTGCCGCCCGGGCGCGGCCCCCTCGGAGGCGGGCTGCTCGGGCGCTGGGCTCTCAGAGGAGGACGTCTCGGACGCGGGGTTCTCAGAAGGGCCGGGGTGTACGGGATGCGCGGGATGGACGGAGCTCTCAGCGTGGGCCCCGGGGGCGGAGTGGGCGGGGCGGACGGGGTGCACGGGGTGTGCGGGGACCTTGCTATCCATTTTTCCTTCGACTCCCTTGTGTGGGTCGCGCCTTCCTGTTCGCGGGCCGCGACTCCTGAACGGGTCGGCTCCCTATGGCTGCGCGGTGTCGCCGGACGGGCCCCCCGCGTCGTCGGCGTTCTTCGGGTCCTCCATGCGCCTGCCGACCACCCGGGCGAGCGTCATCGCCGCGGGCAGCGGGCGGACCATGACGGTCAGGCCGGTGACGAGCCCGCTCTCGCCGAACCTCAGCAGGTCCAGCCCCTGGAGGTCCTTGCCCAGCACCCTGGCGCTGAAGACCAGCGCCTGCGCCGGGGGGCCCGCGCCGTTCGTCCCGCCCGAGGGGACGCCCACCAACTCGTCGGTGTAGTGGAAGTCCTCGAAGACCTCCAGCAGGACGCCGAGCAGGGCGGCGACGGCGTCGCGCCCCAGGTAGGGCTTCACCATCACCGGGCTGCGGAACTCGATGCCGGGGTCCAGCGCACCGGTGATGGCGGCGAGGTCCTTGGCCTCCACCGCCGATCGGAACGTTCCGGGAACCGTCATCCGAGCTGCTCCCTTCGCTTGCCGTTACGGTCAGTCGGCCGTCCTCGGCGGGACGGCTCCGGCGGGGGGCGTGTCCTGTGGCGGTTCGCCGGGCCCGGCGGCGCCGGGTCCGGTGGCGGGAGCGGGGGCTGGGAAGGCGGCGCGGGCGAGGTCGCGCGCCCAGGCCCGGTAGCCCGCGGCCGACGGGTGGAAGCCGTCGGCCGCGAAGAGCCGCGGGTCGCGGGCCATCGTCTCGTCCATGGGAGCGTGGACGGCGCCGCCCGCCTCGGCCGCGTCCCGCGTGATCCGGTCCATCGCCCGCGCCCGCGCGCCGAGGACCGAGCGCAGCGGCCGCGGCAGCGCGGGGAACCGGTGCACCGGCGGCATCCCGGCGACGAGCACCGTCGCCTCCGGGAACCGGCCCCGCAGGAGGGCGACGAGTTCGGTCACGTCCGCCGCCCACCGGCGCAGGGGACGCCGTCTGAGCAGGTCGTTGATGCCCGCGGTGACGACCACCAGGTTCGGCGCGGAGCCGTTCGCGGGCGGGACGAGCCCGCCGATGATGCGCCGGGCCGTCGCGCCGTTCCGGCCGGAGACCGACCAGGCCACGCTGCGCCGCAGCCGCTCGCCCAGCTCCTCCGCCAGGAAGCCGGGCAGCGCCTCGGCGTGCCGGGACGCGCCGACGCCCACGGCGGTGGACTCGCCGATCACCACGACCCGGAAGGCCGGGCCCCGCCCGGGGTCGGCGCCGGCGACGAAGCCCTGCTCGTCCCCGGTCGCCGGGTCCAGCCTCGGTGTCCGCCGCACCGTCCGCCATGCCTGCACGACCAGTACGGGAGCCAGGAACAGCAGCATCGGCGAACGGAATGCGCGAGCGACGGAATATGCTCTTTTCATCAGTCTCCCAGACTGCTGGATCGGCCCCCGTGACTCATTTCACCCGCTCGCCGAGCAGGCTTGCCGCGAGTTGCGCCATCACTTCCGCGACATAGGCGTGCCCATCCGGGTTCAGATGGATTCCGTCGGCGCTCCACATCGCGGGATCGGCGACCCTCGCCACCGTGTCCCGCTCCGGGAACGCCATTCCGAACAGGCGTGAAACCCGGTCGAGTTCGGCATTGAAATCGTGGATGCGCTGCACCGTGCGTTTCTTGCGGAACTGCGAGATCGGCGAGATGTCCAGCAGCGGCGGCCGCGGCACCGGGATGGCCAGGACGACCGCGCCGCGCCCGCGCGCCCAGCCGAACAGCTCCGCCAGCCGCAGCGCCGCGGCCTCCCGCTCGAAGCCGCGCAGCGCGTCGTTCATGCCGCAGCCGAGCACGACCAGCCGCGGCGCCAGGTCGCGGACGGCGGGCAGCTGGTCGCGGACCACGTCCTCGACCGTCGCTCCCGGGTCGGAGGCGTTGAGCATCTCCTCGCGGGAAATCCCCAGGTGACGGGCCAGCCGTCCGGCCCAGCCGAGCCACCCGCCGGCCGGGTCCGGATCGTCCTGGCCCTCGGCCACGCTGTCGCCGAGCACCACCATGGCGGGCCCGGCGCCGCCGCCGCCCGCCTCGGGGGGCCGGTCGGCCATCACGCGACGAGGTCGAGCAGGTAGTCGGTGAGGTCGGCCACCGTCTCCCGGCGCCGCGCCTCGGCCACGTCGACCTCCACCTGCAGGTGGTCCTCGATGTCGCTGATGATGCTGATCGCGTACACCGAGTCGACCCCGTAACGGGCGAGTTCGACCCCGGGGTCGATGTTTTCCACAGGCCTGTCGAGGTAGAAGGCGATCTTGTCAAGAAGCCACGATTGCAGCTCGTCGTGGGAAATTATTTCCGATCGGGACACCGCCACTCCTCCTTATGTCAGAGGATCATCGAAACAATCGCGATTGGTAACGGAAGACGAGCAACACGCAAGATACAGCCAAATGGTTGGCGTGTCTCGATCCGGATGTGAACGATCGGACACGGGGGTGTCTCCGTCCTGTAAACCCAGTCAGTGGTACGGTAAAAACGGCGATAAGTTACTTACCGGTAACCACTTCCGATAAGGGCCCAACGCGGGCGGTCGCGGACCCGCCGCCCCGCGCGCCCCACCGACCCGTTCTCCCCCGCGCGACTCCCGGCGGCACGCTACCTGCGCCGTTCCATAGTCAGCCTCGCCCCGGCGCCCCTCGGCCCCGGCCGCGAACCGGGCACGTTCCAGGAGAGTTTCGGACAACCCTTCGGGCGAGTCCCGTGCCGCCCGGCCGAGGCACCCTTACCTGAAGGCAAGGGCCATCTGTCCATCCAGTCGGCGCCCTCAGTCTGTCAGGACACGCTTACCGGACCGTTCAGCCACGACACGACCGGGTTGGGCTCTCGCTCCACCGCCAGCCGGTCCCGGACGGCCTGCGCATGCCGGGCCCTCCAGCGGTGCGCCGCGAGACGGTGGAATCTTGCGAGCGCAGCCGCCCCCGGACGCCCGCCCTCCGTGACCGCGTAGCCGTGCCGCCGCAGCCGGGACGCGAGGACGTGCTGGACGAGGTCCGCCTCCCACCCCTCCAGGCGCTCGCGCCAGGCGCCGACCTGGCGGCCGTGCACGGCCTCGTGCGTTCCCAGGTGCCACTTGCGCGCGGACGGCACCGTCTGCCGCGCGTGCCGGTACGCCCCCGTCATGCCGGGGTCGTACTCCTCCCCGAGGAACGCGCACAGCCTCGTCAGGGCGCCCTCGGGCTCGGCGACCAGGTCCTCGTAGCGGAACTCGTAGAAGGTGTCCGGGCCCAGGCGGGTCTGGAGGCGCGCGCCCATGTCGATCGCCTCCCGCCACGTCAGCGCGGCGGCGTAGATGTCGCCGTCGAACCACGGCATCCGGGTCAGCGAGCTCACCGCGTCCCGGCCGTCCCTGACGAGGTGGACGAACTGGGCGTCGGGGAACATCCGCCGGAGCATCGGCACCCGGCGGAAGTAGCTCGGCCGCTTGTCCCCCCAGCGCGGCTTCCCGTGCCGGCGCGCGTAGGCGCGGAACACCGCCGCGATCGCCGACCCGAGCGTCGGCGGCCCCTGCACGATCTCCTCGACCACGGCCGCGGCGTCCAGCCGCAGCACCCCGAACTTGGTGCCCTCCCCGGCGGTGATCCATTCGGCCAGCGCGCGCCGGTTCCCCGGCCGCTCCAGGTCGCCGAACCGGTGCCGGATGTCGTAGGAAATGTGCACGAACCGGGTCTCGGAGGGGAACGCGATGTGCCGGTGCGAGTGCAGCATCTGCTGGAGCAGCGTCGTCCCCGAGCGCGGGCACCCGAGCACGAAGATGGGCCTGCACGACTCCCCCCTCATGGCCCGCGAACTACCCGCGACCCCTGGAAGAAAGCTCAAACGAACCTCAACAGCACTTGAAAACCACAGGTCACAGGCGTCCCAGCAGTCACATGGGCCCCTCACGCCGACCCGTCCGGGCCTCCTGTTCCCCCGGCGCCGAAGGCGTGTCGGCCTCAGGCGCCGGCTCGGCCCCGCCCGTTTATTCTCCCGCCGCATGCACCGGAAGTGGTTGAACGTTCGAGTGCTTTCAATGGGCGTTCCGGGCTGGCCATGCCCTTCCTGGGCAATACTCGATGCGCGGTTTTACTCGTCCGCCCATAGAGCGGCGATATATGCGTCGCCCGGCGGTGTGGACGCTTCCCGAGTGGCTCACGGCGCGGCGTCCGCCGGCGCTCCGTTCCTTTCCTCGGGCGACGTTTCCGGCGTCCCGCGACGTGGCGGCGCGGGCGCCACCGGGACGTCCAGGGCCTCCAGAAAGGCGGTGGCGGCCGGAGACGGCCCCAGGCGGCTCCAGACCAGGTGCTCCACCCGGGTGGGCGGATCACGGAGCTCGACGACGCGCAGCCCGGCGAGCCCGGTGACGAAGGCGGCGGGCAGCATGCCGACGCCCAGGCCCAGCCGGACCAGCCGCACCACGAGGTCGGGGGTCGTCACCTCGAAGGCGACGTCACGGCCGACCCCGGCGGCGGCGAACGCCTCGTCCGACTGGGCCCGCCCGGCCGTGCCCGCGGAGAAGTCGACGAACACCTCGTCCGAGAGCCGGCGCAGGCCGACGTCCACCGCGTCGGCCAGCGGGTGCCCGGGGGCGACCACCGCCACCAGCTCGCCGTGCGCCAGGACGCGGCCGTGCACGCCCTTCGGCCGGGCACTGCGCGGCAGCCCGAGGAAAGCGAGGTCCAGCGTGCCCTGCCGCACCCGCTCGGCCATTTCGGCGCTCCCCCCCACGCGCAACGTGACCCGCACCTGCGGATGGCGGACGTGGAAATCCTTCAGCGCGCTCGGCAGGTCCACCGCCGTCACGGTGGGGATGGCGCCGATGGCGAGCCGTCCGCGGATCTCCCCGGAGACCGCCGCGACCTCGGCGCGGGCCCGGTCGGCGGCGTCGAGGGCCTGCCGGGCGGCGGGCAGGAACGCCTCACCGGCGGGGGTCAGCCGGACCCGCCGGCTGGTCCGGTCGAAGAGCCGGGTGCCGAGCTCGCGCTCCAGCCGGGCGATCTGGTGGCTCAGCGCCGACTGGACGACCCGGCACCGCTCGGCCGCCCGGGTGAAGTTCGACGTCTCCGCCACCGCGACCACGTAGCGCATCTGCTGGAGCTCCATGGATCCATCTTGTATCGCGATCAATCGGATGACGAACATGTGTTGGACTCATTGATCCGGCCGGGGCGAGACTCCGGGGGTGAACACGAACACGACGACCGGCGAGACGACCGGAGGCGGTGCGGCC encodes:
- a CDS encoding nuclear transport factor 2 family protein → MTVPGTFRSAVEAKDLAAITGALDPGIEFRSPVMVKPYLGRDAVAALLGVLLEVFEDFHYTDELVGVPSGGTNGAGPPAQALVFSARVLGKDLQGLDLLRFGESGLVTGLTVMVRPLPAAMTLARVVGRRMEDPKNADDAGGPSGDTAQP
- a CDS encoding fatty acyl-AMP ligase, with the translated sequence MSCRSSGRTSGRTATPAPSPSSARNRDAGTRRTCSASPTWTARPARSAAAWRRAAYGTGPSCCSTRRGWSSWRRSSAACTRASSPSRPPLPDLDAGRFGRTRRIIEDADVALILTDTAHRDTLDAWLSAAGLKGRVHCLDTQAGKDTDAGDWSPPRSGPDTVAFLQYTSGSTSEPKGVMVTHGNLLANGEEIRRRIEGSPATVGVGWVPHYHDMGLVGQFLQPLYLGCRYVFTSPITFIKRPVLWLELITRYRGTITVAPNFGYELVLRRVTDRQLEGLDLSSLTVVKNGAEPVRAATLEAMAERFAPVGFRPSMWMPCYGMAETTLLITGAPLGGGPVVRDFDAGALARNEAVPADGTSAHGVRRLVSSGRPVTLDVRVVDPETGAERPERRVGEIWVRGGSVARGYWESPEQTEATFRARTAGGEGPFLRTGDLGFTADGELYVTGRIKDLIIVNGRNIHAHDIEEVARAAHPAALLGAAFAIDAAIDPDLGPGPPEGGGADASREQVVIVQEISTRAAAGTPLEEVAAAVRTRVTRTFELPAVSVVLAARGSVRRTTSGKMQRRQTREAFLTGRITELAADLEPGVAGLREARAQVDADQS
- a CDS encoding sulfotransferase family protein, with translation MRGESCRPIFVLGCPRSGTTLLQQMLHSHRHIAFPSETRFVHISYDIRHRFGDLERPGNRRALAEWITAGEGTKFGVLRLDAAAVVEEIVQGPPTLGSAIAAVFRAYARRHGKPRWGDKRPSYFRRVPMLRRMFPDAQFVHLVRDGRDAVSSLTRMPWFDGDIYAAALTWREAIDMGARLQTRLGPDTFYEFRYEDLVAEPEGALTRLCAFLGEEYDPGMTGAYRHARQTVPSARKWHLGTHEAVHGRQVGAWRERLEGWEADLVQHVLASRLRRHGYAVTEGGRPGAAALARFHRLAAHRWRARHAQAVRDRLAVEREPNPVVSWLNGPVSVS
- a CDS encoding LysR family transcriptional regulator; amino-acid sequence: MELQQMRYVVAVAETSNFTRAAERCRVVQSALSHQIARLERELGTRLFDRTSRRVRLTPAGEAFLPAARQALDAADRARAEVAAVSGEIRGRLAIGAIPTVTAVDLPSALKDFHVRHPQVRVTLRVGGSAEMAERVRQGTLDLAFLGLPRSARPKGVHGRVLAHGELVAVVAPGHPLADAVDVGLRRLSDEVFVDFSAGTAGRAQSDEAFAAAGVGRDVAFEVTTPDLVVRLVRLGLGVGMLPAAFVTGLAGLRVVELRDPPTRVEHLVWSRLGPSPAATAFLEALDVPVAPAPPRRGTPETSPEERNGAPADAAP
- a CDS encoding acyl-CoA dehydrogenase family protein, giving the protein MDSKVPAHPVHPVRPAHSAPGAHAESSVHPAHPVHPGPSENPASETSSSESPAPEQPASEGAAPGRHPRERLAPAHRIAADLDGYLGDPMDDEAGPFSYKAIVEAEERDELPPGAVDAVRAWGFPKYLVPSGLGGRLTTLEELFFVTRGISRRSVTVAVMYGSGLLAVNPVWLWGDAWQRRTVADGVLRGDLACFGVSEADHGSDVMASESEADIQGDELVLTGVKWPVGNATRGRFVTTYARTGPRDFSLILVDKRELDPAAWSTLPPVRTVGLRGHDLSGVAFSGARLPAERVIGRRGSGLVQTLKTLQITRTAIAALSVGTMDAVVRIGMEYARQRTLYGSDIYRIPVIRDHLVKAHLDLLIAECVAIPVARCLTVAPGRLSLWSSIVKYFVPVLGEEVVASIGTVLAARGYLREGVAHGVFQKLQRDHAIASIFEGTTHVNLANVAGQLPFLIDPPAETGREDELLADLFCWTRTPPAWDPDGRLLQLTNEGRDEIGQRFEEISEEVLAAANAHAAPGVAAELKDLLSAIGTLRARIEEGIRKNEGDTSSVAALTRARRYCELHAMASCMLTWLHNRQVFGGAFEDGQWLVLCLQRLLQRAQPDTVLSEEFLPPLEDAMFRGEGERRWFSLLSLSALPPSLLISPEDE
- a CDS encoding SGNH/GDSL hydrolase family protein — protein: MLLFLAPVLVVQAWRTVRRTPRLDPATGDEQGFVAGADPGRGPAFRVVVIGESTAVGVGASRHAEALPGFLAEELGERLRRSVAWSVSGRNGATARRIIGGLVPPANGSAPNLVVVTAGINDLLRRRPLRRWAADVTELVALLRGRFPEATVLVAGMPPVHRFPALPRPLRSVLGARARAMDRITRDAAEAGGAVHAPMDETMARDPRLFAADGFHPSAAGYRAWARDLARAAFPAPAPATGPGAAGPGEPPQDTPPAGAVPPRTAD
- a CDS encoding acyl carrier protein, which encodes MAVSRSEIISHDELQSWLLDKIAFYLDRPVENIDPGVELARYGVDSVYAISIISDIEDHLQVEVDVAEARRRETVADLTDYLLDLVA
- a CDS encoding PadR family transcriptional regulator; translation: MALRHAVLAALLDGEYSGYQLAKIFDLSVSNFWHAVPQQLYSELSRLETEGLISGRQIIQHDRPNKRVYTVTQAGVDELERFAVTPAKPGIIRENLLVMVQAVDHICADSVIAQLEDRAVASAAKVEVFERTLKHLRGDLDEESFLRTGSPLGPYLTCLRGRRFEQENYAWFTSTARLLRARAGTQSEGSGPP
- a CDS encoding SGNH/GDSL hydrolase family protein, with protein sequence MADRPPEAGGGGAGPAMVVLGDSVAEGQDDPDPAGGWLGWAGRLARHLGISREEMLNASDPGATVEDVVRDQLPAVRDLAPRLVVLGCGMNDALRGFEREAAALRLAELFGWARGRGAVVLAIPVPRPPLLDISPISQFRKKRTVQRIHDFNAELDRVSRLFGMAFPERDTVARVADPAMWSADGIHLNPDGHAYVAEVMAQLAASLLGERVK
- a CDS encoding ATP-binding protein, encoding MSGDHHTIELPSTPLPSHLTATASQVAAPNGTAPNGLRGLDEAPAVLLGELTLPAERESVPAARRFSRSVSTASGIGHVADDAEVLVSELVTNAVRHAPVAGGALCLRLLRAGTRLRIEVHDQSAAVPTARPVDLMEETGRGWFLVAVMADGHGTDHTASGKAVWCEVRAWPRDEHPGH